Proteins from a genomic interval of Oleidesulfovibrio alaskensis DSM 16109:
- a CDS encoding DUF3568 family protein, translated as MKQFFLCIMLCALASLQSGCVVAALGVAAAGVSTTVSAMDEEVSQSYPYPYWCVYRATHAALNEMAIPVSSIERTDEGDKFFATTRKYPVIIELREVTPSLVNVSVSAGNNVFQLDAATGQAIVNGVQDVIRRSLTAGLYQ; from the coding sequence ATGAAACAATTTTTTCTCTGCATCATGTTGTGCGCACTGGCTTCTTTGCAATCCGGCTGCGTCGTCGCCGCGCTGGGTGTGGCTGCCGCCGGTGTATCCACCACCGTTTCCGCCATGGATGAAGAAGTCTCCCAGTCGTATCCTTACCCGTACTGGTGCGTGTACAGGGCCACACATGCGGCCCTCAATGAGATGGCCATACCTGTCAGTTCCATCGAACGCACCGACGAAGGCGACAAGTTTTTCGCCACCACCAGAAAATACCCTGTCATCATCGAACTGCGCGAAGTAACCCCCTCGCTTGTCAATGTTTCCGTTTCCGCCGGCAACAACGTCTTTCAGCTGGACGCAGCCACAGGGCAGGCCATTGTCAACGGCGTGCAGGATGTCATCAGGCGTTCGCTGACAGCAGGTCTGTACCAGTAG
- a CDS encoding metallophosphoesterase family protein, producing MNSLRFFHAADLHLDTPFKGLSGTPHMATTLHAATFTALERLTSLCIARRADFLLVAGDIYNHEEGSLKAQFALRDACEKLHAAGIGVFIVHGNHDFAGSRITRMQWPPNVVIFGTDNVETVPVVRSGKEVALIHGISHAARNERSNMARRFTRDTSRADLPQIGLLHCTVASVAAADRYAPCTAEDLKAAGMDYWALGHVHERQTVLQTPLSVYPGNIQGLHINETGPRGCYEVTYAPEDGFSLRFHRLGPVVWERLSVSIDTPATLDALEEEIHRRIAACCTAVQKAPQDEESGSTELPVEAWMLRLTLEGRGPLNQPLRAAGGHEELTERLRTAWADASPTVWIKDIDLRCRPEADMEALRSGDNLLGETLRLVQQARDALEHCSAENGSTATVAQELLSGPLAPLFAAPQAKRLLDEPDTAALHDLLDSVEMTCLDLLEAR from the coding sequence ATGAATTCACTACGCTTTTTTCACGCTGCAGACCTGCATCTGGACACACCGTTCAAAGGGCTTTCCGGCACGCCGCATATGGCCACAACCCTGCATGCCGCCACGTTCACGGCGCTTGAACGCCTTACCAGCCTGTGCATCGCGCGCAGAGCCGATTTTCTGCTGGTGGCAGGCGACATATACAACCACGAAGAAGGCAGCCTGAAGGCCCAGTTCGCCCTGCGCGACGCCTGCGAAAAACTGCATGCTGCCGGTATCGGGGTGTTTATCGTGCACGGCAACCACGACTTTGCAGGCAGCCGCATCACACGCATGCAGTGGCCGCCCAACGTGGTCATTTTCGGCACGGACAACGTGGAAACAGTGCCCGTTGTGCGCAGCGGCAAAGAAGTGGCCCTGATACACGGCATCAGCCACGCCGCCCGCAACGAGCGAAGCAATATGGCCAGACGGTTCACGCGCGACACAAGCCGCGCGGATCTGCCGCAGATAGGGCTGCTGCACTGCACCGTGGCGTCGGTGGCGGCGGCGGACAGATACGCCCCGTGCACCGCCGAAGACCTTAAAGCGGCAGGTATGGATTACTGGGCACTGGGGCATGTGCACGAAAGGCAGACCGTCCTGCAGACTCCGCTCAGTGTCTATCCCGGCAATATTCAGGGACTGCACATCAACGAAACCGGCCCGAGGGGATGCTATGAAGTGACATATGCTCCCGAAGACGGTTTTTCCCTGCGGTTTCACCGTCTGGGACCGGTGGTATGGGAACGGCTGAGCGTATCCATAGACACACCGGCAACGCTGGACGCACTGGAAGAAGAAATACACCGGCGCATTGCGGCATGCTGCACCGCCGTGCAAAAAGCCCCGCAGGACGAAGAGTCCGGCAGCACAGAGCTGCCGGTGGAAGCATGGATGCTGCGCCTGACGCTGGAAGGCCGCGGGCCTCTCAACCAGCCGCTGCGGGCTGCCGGCGGCCACGAAGAGCTGACCGAGCGCCTGCGTACAGCCTGGGCCGACGCCTCGCCCACGGTGTGGATAAAAGATATCGACCTGCGCTGCCGCCCCGAAGCGGACATGGAAGCCCTGCGCAGCGGGGACAACCTGCTTGGCGAAACGCTGCGCCTTGTACAGCAGGCCAGAGATGCGCTGGAACATTGCAGCGCAGAAAACGGCAGTACAGCCACAGTGGCACAGGAGCTGCTTTCAGGTCCGCTGGCGCCGCTTTTTGCCGCACCGCAGGCAAAGCGGCTGCTGGATGAACCGGATACTGCCGCCCTGCACGACCTGCTCGACTCCGTGGAAATGACCTGCCTTGACCTGCTGGAGGCCCGCTGA
- a CDS encoding AAA family ATPase translates to MRIRSFHMDGFGIFSGQQTDGLSEGINLFLGSNEAGKSTTLGFFRTMLFGYPVKNNKAEPAYPPLRGGAPGGGLLLETRTMGTLRLQRRPGTHGGPVTLTTADGKTLQPDLLDKLLGGVTRELFRTVYGFSLSELQDLASLDGEKVRHVLHSASFGAGSRPVGEVLKECARGMDELFKPRAQKPAINTLLRELGEVRGELRTLSAAAARYDETQIHAEKLEQQLESLRSQTENTGANLHLCRRTLALWEHWTQLQQAEALLAAAGPRIETFPADGTARLDALIRELEERTERVRTADRQLQLANEACAETEPDTAILENASGIQALVEKKTAYIEAERGLAALRAETQDSADELERLLATLGPAWTPERVAAFDLSLFTRERIDRFDSALADARDRQRDAEREAERAREAMEDADRQQREAAAALAALPQALPEAPQAVVSRLITGRDRAEAMLRELPLTREAAGTEAKRLQTAVADISPRWTPDQLQQFDTSLPARQHAATLAAQVLQSENDQDQARRQQEDAAKQAARMRRRYEEQTEVLDRLPAHATAEGLAARRSVLRRLRDTLHRQELAAQRCDTLEEKQAALPGLRPVPVGSGALAMAAAAALPLLWHTAPQALQSVLPAAADGPILYIFSALLAVCGGCLFISGRSRRSPDMALRLAEAQAEAADIARQVLALAAELDLPDTARETLDEAENGLEQLRAQVEERAARQREADTARQELKEAEALARQADTALAQAQERCTGSIAAWHGFLEEHQLPSTLLPQAADDLFRRVDAARGIAGRLHELEQTAGRTAHDLEEYLEAAGRLDGLAGLHSAPDTMTRIDRWIEENSRQQELRRRTAEARHMLQERTLRSSAAGENHAKAVRQHEAAYTALQEVTAGWKAWLEERGLDTAIMPAGARRALDTITECTRQLRTQDSLRRRRQNLEEQVQSVHQALDTICQATARTWHRGEAPAAINMLAAALDQARAASARRSELQRTLPGLQQEAQTAALQMEEARQRMAALLHTAQAGDEETFRSRAQTFEEQERLRRTINDLNAQLQAATADVRHADVAALLPAPAAAETAAATAGEHSPADSPQEQDTSVRTAQQDSDPDRASSASPDADALRVLFASVTRDTLEARAQRLEQELATLREQQEQVHTDLHEARAALRTMQTSDHTATLLTTRESKAEELRRHAQQWAVLALARHFVEQAKATFERERQPEVVKAAAAFLQTITDGAYTHIQTSLEDSSIRAVTAGGDVRLPEELSRGTAEQLYLALRLGYISSHAAHGEPLPVIMDDILVNFDPHRAACTARAFVQLAQHNQVLFFTCHPQTAVMMRAQAAQSALFSVENGTIRAQDTV, encoded by the coding sequence ATGCGCATCAGATCTTTTCATATGGACGGCTTCGGCATTTTTTCCGGACAGCAGACCGACGGACTGTCAGAAGGCATAAACCTTTTTCTGGGCAGCAACGAAGCCGGCAAATCAACCACGCTGGGTTTTTTCCGCACCATGCTGTTCGGCTATCCGGTAAAAAACAACAAGGCCGAACCTGCCTATCCGCCACTGCGCGGAGGTGCTCCCGGCGGCGGGCTGCTGCTGGAAACCCGCACCATGGGCACACTGCGCCTGCAGCGGCGCCCGGGAACCCACGGCGGGCCGGTCACGCTGACCACTGCAGACGGCAAGACGCTGCAGCCGGACCTGCTGGACAAACTGCTGGGCGGCGTGACGCGCGAACTGTTCCGCACGGTGTACGGGTTCAGCCTGTCCGAACTGCAGGACCTTGCCTCGCTGGACGGTGAAAAAGTGCGCCATGTGCTGCACAGCGCCAGTTTCGGGGCCGGTTCGCGGCCGGTGGGCGAAGTGCTGAAAGAATGTGCCAGAGGCATGGATGAACTGTTCAAGCCGCGCGCACAGAAGCCGGCCATCAACACGCTGCTGCGCGAGCTGGGAGAGGTGCGTGGCGAGCTGCGGACCCTTTCGGCGGCGGCCGCCCGCTACGACGAAACCCAGATACATGCCGAAAAACTGGAACAGCAGCTGGAGTCACTGCGTTCGCAGACGGAAAACACCGGCGCAAACCTGCACTTGTGCCGCCGTACACTGGCTTTGTGGGAACACTGGACGCAGCTGCAGCAGGCAGAAGCGCTGCTTGCCGCAGCGGGGCCGCGCATTGAAACCTTTCCCGCCGACGGCACGGCACGGCTTGATGCTCTTATCAGGGAACTGGAAGAACGCACGGAACGGGTACGCACCGCTGACAGGCAGCTGCAGCTTGCAAACGAAGCCTGCGCAGAGACAGAACCGGATACTGCCATTCTGGAAAATGCATCGGGCATTCAGGCTCTTGTTGAAAAGAAAACAGCGTACATCGAAGCAGAGCGCGGCCTTGCCGCACTGCGGGCAGAGACACAGGACAGCGCTGACGAACTGGAACGCCTGCTGGCCACGCTGGGACCGGCATGGACACCGGAGCGCGTGGCGGCATTTGACCTTTCCCTGTTCACGCGCGAACGCATAGACCGCTTTGACAGCGCGCTGGCGGACGCACGCGACCGTCAGCGCGATGCAGAACGCGAAGCCGAACGCGCCCGCGAGGCCATGGAAGACGCCGACAGACAGCAGCGGGAGGCCGCAGCGGCACTTGCCGCGTTGCCGCAGGCCCTTCCGGAAGCCCCGCAGGCAGTCGTATCACGCCTGATAACCGGCCGCGACCGCGCGGAGGCCATGCTGCGCGAGCTGCCCCTGACCCGTGAAGCCGCCGGTACTGAAGCAAAGCGTCTGCAGACCGCCGTGGCAGATATAAGCCCCCGCTGGACACCGGACCAGCTGCAGCAGTTTGACACGTCGCTGCCGGCGCGGCAGCACGCCGCCACGCTGGCCGCACAGGTGCTGCAAAGCGAAAATGATCAGGACCAGGCCCGCCGCCAGCAGGAAGACGCAGCAAAACAGGCCGCCCGCATGCGCCGGCGGTATGAAGAACAAACGGAAGTGCTGGACAGACTGCCCGCCCATGCCACGGCGGAAGGACTGGCCGCGCGCCGCTCAGTGCTGCGCCGCCTGCGTGATACGCTGCACAGGCAGGAACTGGCGGCCCAGAGATGCGATACGCTTGAAGAAAAACAGGCGGCACTGCCCGGCCTGCGCCCTGTGCCCGTGGGCAGCGGCGCGCTGGCCATGGCGGCGGCAGCGGCGCTGCCTCTGCTGTGGCATACGGCCCCGCAGGCGCTGCAGTCTGTTCTGCCTGCGGCTGCCGATGGCCCGATACTGTACATTTTTTCCGCACTGCTGGCTGTCTGCGGAGGCTGCCTGTTTATTTCAGGACGCAGCCGCCGCAGCCCCGACATGGCGCTCCGTCTGGCAGAAGCACAGGCGGAAGCCGCAGATATCGCCCGTCAGGTGCTGGCGCTGGCAGCAGAGCTTGATCTGCCCGACACCGCAAGGGAAACTCTGGACGAGGCGGAAAACGGACTGGAACAGCTGCGCGCACAGGTGGAAGAACGTGCCGCCCGCCAGCGGGAAGCCGATACCGCCCGTCAGGAACTGAAAGAGGCAGAGGCACTGGCACGGCAGGCAGACACAGCACTGGCGCAGGCGCAGGAACGCTGCACCGGCAGTATCGCCGCGTGGCACGGATTTCTGGAAGAACATCAGCTGCCTTCAACGCTGCTTCCGCAAGCCGCTGACGATCTTTTCCGCAGAGTGGATGCCGCCCGCGGCATTGCCGGGCGGCTGCACGAACTGGAGCAGACAGCCGGACGCACAGCACACGATCTGGAGGAGTACCTTGAAGCGGCAGGCCGGCTTGACGGTCTGGCAGGGCTGCACAGCGCGCCCGACACCATGACGCGCATTGACCGCTGGATAGAAGAAAACAGCAGACAGCAGGAGCTGCGGCGGCGCACTGCCGAAGCACGGCACATGCTGCAAGAACGCACCCTTCGCAGCTCGGCAGCCGGAGAGAATCATGCCAAAGCCGTCCGCCAGCACGAAGCCGCGTACACCGCGCTGCAGGAGGTGACCGCGGGCTGGAAAGCGTGGCTGGAAGAACGCGGGCTTGATACGGCCATCATGCCCGCGGGTGCCCGCAGAGCGCTGGACACCATAACGGAATGCACCCGTCAGCTGCGTACACAGGACTCGTTGCGCCGCAGACGGCAAAATCTTGAAGAGCAGGTACAGAGCGTACATCAGGCGCTGGATACAATATGTCAGGCCACGGCGCGCACATGGCACCGCGGCGAAGCTCCGGCGGCCATCAACATGCTTGCCGCGGCGCTGGATCAGGCCCGTGCCGCATCGGCACGGCGGTCGGAACTGCAGCGCACCCTGCCCGGTCTGCAGCAGGAAGCACAGACCGCCGCCCTGCAGATGGAGGAAGCCCGGCAACGCATGGCGGCGCTGCTGCATACCGCACAGGCCGGTGACGAAGAAACATTCCGCAGCAGGGCACAGACATTTGAAGAACAGGAACGCCTGCGCCGCACCATCAACGATCTGAATGCGCAGCTGCAGGCGGCCACAGCAGATGTGCGTCACGCCGACGTGGCAGCCCTGCTGCCTGCCCCCGCCGCAGCGGAGACGGCTGCCGCTACCGCCGGAGAACATAGCCCTGCGGACTCCCCGCAGGAGCAGGATACATCCGTCCGGACAGCGCAGCAGGATTCAGACCCGGACCGCGCTTCTTCTGCCTCTCCGGATGCCGACGCGCTGCGGGTTCTTTTTGCATCCGTCACCCGAGACACGCTGGAAGCCCGCGCCCAGCGGCTGGAACAGGAACTGGCCACCCTGCGCGAACAGCAGGAGCAGGTGCATACCGACCTGCACGAAGCCAGAGCCGCCCTGCGCACCATGCAGACATCCGACCACACCGCAACGCTGCTGACCACCCGTGAAAGCAAGGCCGAAGAACTGCGCAGACATGCGCAGCAGTGGGCCGTGCTGGCACTGGCGCGGCACTTTGTGGAACAGGCCAAAGCCACCTTTGAACGGGAACGCCAGCCGGAAGTGGTCAAAGCTGCCGCGGCCTTTCTGCAAACCATCACCGATGGCGCATACACGCACATACAGACCTCGCTGGAAGACAGCAGCATACGGGCAGTCACCGCCGGCGGCGATGTGCGTCTGCCCGAAGAGCTCAGCAGGGGGACGGCCGAACAGCTCTATCTGGCGCTGCGGCTGGGGTATATCAGCAGCCATGCGGCCCACGGCGAACCGCTGCCTGTCATCATGGATGATATTCTGGTAAACTTTGATCCGCACAGGGCCGCGTGCACCGCCCGCGCTTTTGTGCAGCTGGCGCAACACAATCAGGTGCTCTTTTTCACCTGTCATCCGCAAACCGCCGTAATGATGCGCGCACAGGCGGCGCAAAGCGCTCTGTTCAGTGTGGAAAACGGCACCATACGCGCGCAGGACACCGTATAA
- a CDS encoding cyclic 2,3-diphosphoglycerate synthase has protein sequence MARTIVIMGAAGRDFHNFNVQFRNNADVRVAAFTATQIPDIDGRIYPAALAGPLYPQGIPVLPEEDLPRLIREEQVDEVIFSYSDVSHETVMHRASLALALGADFRLLAPAATQIAAHWPVVAVCAVRTGSGKSPVTLAVCDILRSRGLKPVVVRHPMPYGDLARQAVQRFASLEDMDSAECTVEEREEYEHLVEHGLTVYAGVDYERIMQAAAAEADILVWDGGNNDTAFFRPDVQITVLDPLRAGHETRYHPGEVNMRLADIALINKSNTATAEQVQAVRNALLHCRDEGCHAAEIIECDSVVSVDAPGAVAGKRVLLVEDGPTLTHGEMAFGAAAVAARQFGAAQIADARPVARGAIADAYATYPHLGPALPAMGYSGWQLADLEATINAAECDLVLIGTPIRLDRLIHIDKPHMRVRYRYADRGDGSLEQALMQRLDAIPHNLRT, from the coding sequence ATGGCCAGAACCATTGTTATCATGGGCGCCGCAGGGCGCGACTTCCACAATTTCAATGTGCAGTTCAGAAACAATGCGGACGTACGCGTGGCGGCTTTCACCGCCACGCAGATTCCGGACATCGACGGCAGAATATACCCTGCCGCGCTGGCAGGGCCGCTGTATCCGCAGGGCATCCCCGTGCTGCCCGAAGAAGACCTGCCCCGCCTGATACGCGAAGAACAGGTGGACGAGGTCATATTCAGTTACAGTGACGTTTCGCACGAAACCGTGATGCACCGGGCATCGCTGGCACTGGCGCTGGGAGCCGACTTCCGGCTGCTGGCACCGGCTGCCACGCAGATAGCGGCGCACTGGCCTGTTGTGGCGGTGTGCGCCGTGCGCACCGGCTCCGGCAAATCGCCTGTTACACTGGCTGTATGTGATATCCTGCGCAGCCGCGGCCTGAAGCCCGTCGTGGTGCGCCATCCCATGCCGTACGGCGATCTGGCCCGTCAGGCCGTGCAGCGTTTCGCCTCGCTGGAAGACATGGACAGCGCCGAATGCACCGTTGAAGAACGCGAAGAATACGAACACCTTGTGGAACACGGACTCACAGTCTACGCCGGTGTGGACTATGAACGCATCATGCAGGCGGCAGCGGCCGAGGCCGATATTCTTGTCTGGGACGGCGGTAACAACGACACGGCATTTTTCCGCCCCGACGTGCAGATAACCGTGCTGGACCCGCTGCGTGCCGGTCACGAAACCCGCTATCATCCGGGTGAAGTCAATATGCGTCTGGCGGATATCGCGTTGATAAACAAGTCCAACACCGCCACGGCGGAACAGGTTCAGGCCGTCCGCAACGCCCTGCTTCATTGCCGCGATGAGGGGTGCCATGCGGCGGAAATCATCGAATGTGACTCCGTCGTCAGCGTTGATGCCCCCGGGGCCGTTGCAGGAAAACGGGTTCTGCTGGTGGAAGACGGTCCGACACTGACCCACGGTGAAATGGCGTTCGGAGCTGCCGCAGTGGCCGCACGGCAGTTCGGGGCAGCGCAAATCGCAGACGCGCGTCCCGTGGCAAGAGGCGCCATCGCCGATGCCTACGCAACTTACCCGCATCTTGGCCCCGCACTGCCCGCCATGGGATATTCCGGCTGGCAGCTGGCCGATCTGGAAGCCACCATCAATGCCGCGGAATGCGATCTGGTACTCATCGGCACCCCCATCAGGCTGGACAGACTCATACACATAGACAAACCGCACATGCGCGTACGGTACCGCTATGCAGACCGCGGGGACGGCAGTCTGGAGCAGGCATTGATGCAACGGCTCGACGCCATACCGCACAACCTGCGCACATGA
- a CDS encoding TolC family protein, whose amino-acid sequence MHVVKQKFLLPLTLAAVLVWSSAAAAANATMPDAGTAGGYNLEQAVLKALQDNPSIRAAKAGDLAAEESRKAARGGFGPSLTGSYGYLKSDHDKPRRDFVQYEDNLYTLGVNLTQPLFTGFNVLSTYQKAALEKEQAAAQVDNAELQLILLVQENFLQLLAARENQRSAADQLERLQSQLKVTQAFYDVGLNPRIDVLQAERDVSDAEDKLLQAENSVQTQIARLNTLLNLPLDASASYLGRLDFVPFSLTLEECLERAYRRRPDIFIAQKAIEVARKDRTIAQSGFYPQIGAEADYSRKGDNPVVDGSSAMSTEFSEWSVGVSAKWNLFDSGKDYYAQSAAAQVVNRVMADEANLRQEVAFEVKSRHLKLSEAAKRIKVAQKTVDQAAEAYRMAVARYQAQVGTNTDVLDAQASLTSAEAALTSAQAEYLVALASLYVSIGDKNPSLHMTAP is encoded by the coding sequence ATGCATGTTGTGAAGCAAAAATTCCTGCTGCCGCTGACGCTGGCCGCAGTGCTGGTGTGGAGCTCGGCCGCCGCTGCCGCCAACGCCACCATGCCGGATGCCGGCACCGCGGGCGGGTATAATCTGGAGCAGGCGGTGCTCAAGGCCCTGCAGGATAACCCCAGCATCCGTGCCGCCAAAGCAGGCGATCTTGCTGCCGAAGAGTCGCGCAAGGCTGCCCGCGGCGGGTTCGGTCCTTCGCTGACCGGCAGCTACGGATATCTGAAAAGCGACCACGACAAACCCCGCCGTGATTTCGTGCAGTACGAGGACAACCTTTATACGCTCGGGGTCAATCTTACCCAGCCGCTGTTCACGGGATTCAATGTACTGTCCACGTACCAGAAGGCGGCTCTTGAAAAAGAGCAGGCTGCCGCACAGGTGGACAACGCGGAACTGCAGCTCATTTTGCTGGTGCAGGAAAATTTTCTGCAGCTGCTCGCCGCGCGTGAAAACCAGCGCAGCGCCGCAGACCAGCTGGAACGCCTGCAAAGTCAGCTCAAGGTCACGCAGGCATTTTATGATGTGGGGCTGAACCCCCGCATTGACGTGCTGCAGGCCGAGCGCGATGTTTCCGACGCCGAAGACAAGCTGTTGCAGGCGGAAAACAGTGTGCAGACACAGATTGCCCGTCTGAACACGCTGCTCAATCTGCCTCTGGACGCAAGTGCCTCCTATCTTGGCCGGCTGGATTTTGTGCCGTTTTCGCTGACGCTGGAAGAGTGCCTTGAAAGGGCATACCGGCGCCGTCCCGATATTTTCATTGCCCAGAAAGCCATTGAAGTGGCCCGCAAAGACAGAACCATCGCCCAGAGCGGATTTTATCCGCAGATTGGCGCGGAGGCCGATTATTCGAGAAAGGGTGACAACCCCGTGGTGGACGGCAGCAGCGCCATGTCCACGGAGTTCAGTGAATGGTCGGTGGGTGTTTCCGCCAAGTGGAATCTGTTCGATTCCGGCAAGGATTATTATGCACAGAGTGCTGCCGCGCAGGTGGTGAACAGGGTGATGGCGGACGAAGCGAATCTGCGGCAGGAAGTGGCCTTTGAGGTCAAGTCCCGTCATCTTAAACTGTCCGAAGCCGCCAAACGTATCAAGGTGGCCCAGAAAACCGTTGATCAGGCCGCGGAAGCCTATCGCATGGCGGTGGCACGCTATCAGGCTCAGGTGGGTACAAACACCGACGTGCTGGATGCGCAGGCCTCGCTGACCAGTGCCGAAGCCGCGCTGACCAGCGCGCAGGCCGAATATCTTGTGGCCCTTGCCAGCCTGTATGTGTCCATTGGTGACAAAAATCCTTCGCTGCATATGACAGCGCCCTAG
- a CDS encoding efflux RND transporter periplasmic adaptor subunit, whose protein sequence is MHKPAPMIRIPSLIAVLLVFLQVYNAAAAADGEKRQAPPPAQVVTAHARSGEASPHAEYIGTVEFPEVSAVASEVGGRVASVSIEEGRKVRRDEQLAVIDSQLLSKDYQSAVAQHRTVLADLENAALELERLETLRESRSISEQQYDVGRFKEAGLRRKAESLKAEAERLAIQIGKCVIRAPFDGIVLEKLSSPGEWVSPGTVVARLARTDAMDVRVSVPEAVLPFVTEGRKVVARTGQQEYEGHVTAVIPLGDVATRTFPVKVRLKRTDGLAQGMQARVGLPTDEARPAVLVPRDAVIRSAGRMVVWTVQNGTAVPVDVVVNAWLGLDAAVAGKGLVQGSEVVIKGNERLRPGQPVTAAR, encoded by the coding sequence ATGCACAAGCCTGCACCCATGATTCGTATCCCGTCTCTTATAGCGGTTTTACTCGTTTTCTTGCAAGTCTATAACGCCGCTGCCGCCGCAGACGGAGAAAAAAGACAGGCCCCCCCGCCGGCACAGGTGGTCACGGCCCATGCGCGCTCCGGCGAAGCAAGCCCCCATGCGGAATACATCGGCACTGTGGAATTTCCCGAAGTGTCCGCCGTGGCATCTGAAGTGGGCGGACGGGTTGCCTCTGTAAGCATAGAGGAAGGCAGAAAGGTGCGGCGCGATGAACAGCTGGCCGTCATCGACAGCCAGCTGCTGTCAAAAGACTATCAGTCGGCCGTGGCGCAGCACCGCACCGTGCTTGCCGATCTGGAAAACGCCGCGCTGGAACTGGAGAGACTGGAAACCCTGCGCGAATCGCGTTCCATCTCGGAACAGCAGTATGATGTGGGCAGATTCAAGGAAGCAGGGCTGCGCCGTAAAGCTGAATCGCTGAAGGCGGAAGCTGAACGGCTGGCAATCCAGATAGGAAAATGCGTCATACGTGCTCCGTTTGACGGCATTGTACTGGAAAAGCTGAGCAGCCCCGGCGAATGGGTTTCGCCGGGAACCGTTGTGGCCAGACTGGCCAGAACCGATGCCATGGACGTACGGGTTTCCGTACCGGAAGCGGTGCTGCCGTTTGTCACCGAGGGACGCAAGGTGGTTGCGCGCACGGGCCAGCAGGAATACGAAGGACACGTCACGGCTGTCATTCCGCTGGGCGATGTGGCCACAAGAACCTTCCCCGTCAAGGTACGGCTCAAACGCACCGACGGGCTGGCGCAGGGCATGCAGGCCCGCGTGGGGCTGCCCACGGATGAGGCGCGTCCCGCCGTGCTGGTGCCCCGCGATGCCGTTATCCGCTCCGCCGGACGCATGGTTGTCTGGACAGTGCAGAACGGCACCGCCGTGCCTGTGGATGTGGTGGTCAACGCATGGCTGGGGCTGGATGCCGCCGTGGCCGGCAAAGGTCTTGTGCAGGGCTCTGAAGTGGTGATCAAAGGTAACGAACGGCTGCGTCCGGGCCAACCTGTCACGGCTGCCCGCTGA
- the tolQ gene encoding protein TolQ, giving the protein MESNIFGLLMQATPVVKGVLSILVLMSVASWSLMLQKWIVLSSARRKAAQGLSAFTHARDLREAVQSLSGDHTSPLYQVAQEGVAEYNRLRDMQSSEDVVADNVRRALRQGVSMQTSRLSSSLAFLATCANAAPFIGLFGTVWGIMHSFHSIGLMKTASLAAVAPGISEALVATAIGLGVAIPATVGYNLFLGMLNGIEVQLVNFAGVFLNRVQRELHAAAPSRGDAA; this is encoded by the coding sequence ATGGAATCGAATATATTCGGCCTGCTTATGCAGGCCACACCGGTAGTTAAAGGTGTTCTGAGCATTCTGGTGCTCATGTCGGTGGCCAGCTGGTCGCTGATGCTGCAGAAATGGATAGTGCTGAGCTCTGCCAGACGCAAGGCGGCTCAGGGACTGAGCGCATTCACCCATGCACGCGACCTGCGCGAGGCTGTGCAGTCACTCAGCGGAGATCATACTTCGCCGCTGTATCAGGTGGCGCAGGAAGGCGTGGCCGAATACAACAGGCTGCGCGACATGCAAAGCAGCGAAGACGTGGTGGCCGACAACGTGCGCCGCGCCCTGCGTCAGGGGGTGAGCATGCAGACTTCCAGACTGTCTTCTTCGCTGGCCTTTCTGGCTACCTGCGCCAACGCCGCGCCCTTTATCGGCCTTTTCGGCACGGTATGGGGCATCATGCACTCGTTTCATTCCATCGGCCTGATGAAGACCGCCTCGCTGGCGGCGGTGGCTCCCGGCATATCCGAAGCGCTGGTGGCAACGGCCATCGGCCTTGGCGTGGCCATTCCCGCCACCGTGGGCTACAACCTGTTCCTCGGCATGCTTAACGGCATAGAGGTGCAGCTGGTCAACTTCGCCGGTGTGTTTCTCAACCGCGTTCAGCGCGAACTGCATGCAGCCGCCCCCTCGCGCGGCGATGCCGCCTAG
- the tolR gene encoding protein TolR: MGVSFSNNKGFVSEINVTPFVDVMLVLLIIFMVTAPMLTQGLDVDLPATSTVDVLPTDSENMVLTIRKDGSMFLDEYQVTQDDLPGHLDRLVKSRNKQLFLRADKDVAYGVVVQVMGIVKGAGIEKLGVVADRMEEQPAPAAKKKK, from the coding sequence ATGGGCGTATCTTTTTCCAACAACAAGGGCTTTGTCTCTGAAATAAACGTCACGCCTTTTGTGGACGTCATGCTGGTGCTGCTCATCATTTTCATGGTGACGGCCCCCATGCTTACGCAGGGGCTGGATGTGGACCTGCCCGCCACATCCACCGTGGACGTGCTGCCCACAGACAGCGAAAACATGGTGCTGACCATCAGAAAAGACGGCAGCATGTTTCTTGACGAATATCAGGTGACGCAAGACGACCTGCCCGGTCATCTGGACAGGCTGGTCAAAAGCCGCAACAAGCAGCTTTTTCTGCGGGCCGACAAAGACGTGGCCTATGGCGTGGTGGTTCAGGTGATGGGCATTGTAAAAGGCGCGGGCATTGAAAAGCTGGGTGTGGTGGCAGACCGCATGGAAGAACAGCCCGCCCCCGCCGCCAAAAAAAAGAAATAG